A region of Paractinoplanes abujensis DNA encodes the following proteins:
- the nikE gene encoding nickel ABC transporter ATP-binding protein NikE, which produces MTLVRIRGLDVGYARHRAVLPAVTGLDLTVAQGEVVAIVGESGSGKTTTANALIGLLPANGRITAGSAVVNGVETAGAKERVLRGLRGSVVGLIPQDPMVGLNPTQRVGAQVAEAVRLRGVPGPRAHTEALAFLEEAGVPDPALRARQYPHELSGGLRQRVLIAIALAGRPKLIIADEPTSALDVTVQKRILDHLEGLVRDQGISLLIITHDLAVAADRADRIVVMRDGRKVEEGEPGQILHFPAQPYTRRLVEAATPAFPRPAPVPPAAARPEAARLAEPVSPDVPGSETVSRPAAAPAAASEAFPQVVAHLPGLSEVASGAATVLPRPPKGDAGDHNANGTVIHGCPQGNGETIPTPVLALHEVSKIFSVSDPRRGRRGFNALEHVSFEVPRGRTHALVGESGCGKTTTLRIALGLETATSGSVRLDGTEIAGLSWSRMRPLRRKAQLVHQDPFATLDPKFSVRESIVEPLVSFRVGNRRSREARARELLDQVALPVSYLDRKPRELSGGQRQRVAIARALALQPELIMLDEPVSALDVLVQEQILRLLAELQRELGLSYLFVSHDLAVVARIAHTVSVMSGGRIVEQGRVADVFTDPGSPRTRELVDAVPGRRADAA; this is translated from the coding sequence ATGACGCTTGTCCGCATCAGGGGGCTCGACGTCGGCTACGCCCGGCACCGCGCCGTCCTGCCCGCCGTCACCGGGCTCGACCTGACCGTCGCCCAGGGCGAAGTCGTGGCGATCGTGGGGGAGTCCGGCTCCGGCAAGACCACCACCGCCAACGCGCTCATCGGCCTGCTGCCCGCCAACGGCCGCATCACCGCCGGCTCGGCCGTCGTCAACGGCGTGGAAACCGCGGGCGCCAAGGAACGTGTGCTCCGGGGCCTGCGCGGCTCGGTGGTGGGGCTCATCCCGCAGGACCCGATGGTCGGCCTCAACCCCACCCAGCGCGTCGGGGCCCAGGTCGCCGAGGCCGTGCGCCTGCGCGGCGTGCCCGGCCCGCGCGCCCACACCGAGGCGCTGGCGTTCCTCGAAGAAGCCGGCGTGCCCGACCCGGCCCTGCGCGCCCGCCAGTACCCGCACGAACTCTCCGGCGGCCTGCGCCAACGTGTGCTGATCGCGATCGCCCTGGCCGGCCGGCCCAAACTGATCATCGCCGACGAGCCGACCAGCGCCCTCGACGTCACCGTGCAGAAACGCATTCTCGACCACTTGGAAGGCCTCGTCCGCGACCAGGGCATCTCCCTGCTCATCATCACCCACGACCTGGCGGTGGCGGCCGACCGCGCCGACCGCATCGTGGTGATGCGCGACGGCCGCAAGGTCGAGGAGGGCGAACCCGGCCAGATCCTGCACTTCCCGGCCCAGCCCTACACCCGCCGCCTGGTCGAGGCCGCGACGCCCGCTTTCCCGCGCCCGGCCCCGGTTCCGCCCGCTGCGGCGCGCCCCGAAGCGGCGCGTCTCGCCGAGCCGGTGTCGCCCGATGTCCCTGGCTCCGAAACGGTCTCGCGCCCCGCCGCGGCTCCGGCCGCCGCCTCCGAGGCGTTTCCGCAGGTCGTGGCACACCTGCCCGGCTTGTCCGAGGTGGCGAGTGGTGCAGCCACCGTCCTCCCCCGCCCACCCAAGGGAGATGCGGGCGACCATAACGCGAACGGGACCGTGATCCACGGGTGTCCACAGGGGAACGGCGAGACGATCCCCACCCCCGTTCTGGCCCTCCACGAGGTAAGCAAGATCTTCTCGGTCAGCGACCCCCGGCGCGGCCGGCGCGGCTTCAACGCACTGGAGCACGTCAGCTTCGAGGTGCCCCGGGGCCGCACGCACGCGCTGGTCGGTGAGTCGGGTTGCGGCAAGACGACGACCCTGCGCATCGCCCTCGGCCTCGAAACCGCGACGAGCGGCTCGGTGCGGCTGGACGGCACCGAGATCGCCGGGCTTTCCTGGAGCCGGATGCGGCCGCTGCGGCGCAAGGCCCAGCTGGTGCATCAGGATCCGTTCGCCACGCTCGACCCCAAATTCTCCGTACGGGAGTCGATCGTCGAGCCGCTGGTGTCGTTCCGGGTCGGCAACCGCCGCAGCCGTGAGGCCCGCGCCCGGGAACTGCTCGACCAGGTGGCGCTGCCCGTGTCCTATCTGGACCGTAAGCCGCGCGAGTTGTCCGGCGGTCAGCGCCAGCGGGTCGCCATCGCCCGCGCGCTGGCCCTGCAGCCCGAGCTGATCATGTTGGACGAGCCGGTGTCCGCGCTCGACGTGCTGGTGCAGGAGCAGATCCTGCGGTTGCTGGCCGAGCTGCAGCGCGAACTCGGGTTGTCGTACCTGTTCGTCTCGCACGACCTGGCCGTGGTGGCGCGGATCGCGCACACGGTGTCGGTCATGAGCGGCGGCCGCATCGTCGAGCAGGGCCGGGTCGCCGACGTCTTCACCGATCCGGGCAGCCCCCGTACGAGGGAACTGGTCGACGCCGTCCCGGGCCGGCGCGCCGATGCCGCCTGA
- a CDS encoding ABC transporter permease, with translation MTATLAEPEVESPEITPEPAAGRLTAALIRRPLVLLALLYVAFIVVSAFWPSLFTSYGPIDTDPGSVALPPGLDHLFGTDIYGRDLWSRVLHGSALTIQATLIALGIAVVAGLTLGIVSGFFGSYTDSLLMRFVDVLLAIPGLLLALSIVTALGYGTVPVAVAVGVGIVPGFARTTRAEVLRVKTLPYVEAARAGGASWTRVLLRHILPNSWGPVAVLAVLDAGVAIIAIASLSFLGFGAAPPAAEWGTLIADGRNYLITSWWLSLLPGLFVALLVLSLNHISKTLQELTR, from the coding sequence GTGACCGCCACCCTGGCCGAGCCCGAAGTGGAAAGCCCCGAGATCACGCCCGAGCCGGCGGCCGGCCGGTTGACCGCAGCCCTGATCCGGCGCCCGCTGGTGCTGCTGGCCCTGCTCTACGTGGCCTTCATCGTGGTCTCGGCGTTCTGGCCGAGCCTGTTCACCTCGTACGGGCCGATCGACACCGACCCGGGCTCGGTCGCCCTGCCACCCGGCCTCGACCACCTCTTCGGCACCGACATCTACGGCCGCGATCTGTGGAGCCGGGTCCTGCACGGGTCGGCGCTGACCATCCAGGCCACGCTGATCGCGCTCGGCATCGCCGTCGTGGCCGGGCTCACGCTGGGCATCGTCTCCGGTTTCTTCGGCAGCTACACCGACTCCCTCCTGATGCGCTTCGTCGACGTGCTGCTGGCCATCCCGGGCCTGTTGCTCGCCCTGTCCATCGTGACCGCGCTCGGCTACGGCACCGTCCCCGTGGCGGTCGCCGTGGGCGTCGGCATCGTCCCCGGATTCGCCCGCACCACCCGGGCCGAGGTACTGCGGGTCAAAACCCTCCCGTACGTGGAAGCCGCGCGCGCCGGCGGCGCGTCGTGGACCCGGGTGCTGCTGCGGCACATCCTGCCCAACTCGTGGGGGCCGGTTGCCGTGCTGGCCGTGCTCGACGCCGGGGTGGCCATCATCGCCATCGCGTCGCTCAGCTTCCTCGGCTTCGGCGCCGCCCCACCCGCCGCCGAATGGGGAACCCTCATCGCCGACGGCCGCAACTACCTGATCACATCGTGGTGGTTGTCCCTGCTGCCCGGCCTCTTCGTGGCGTTGCTGGTGCTCAGCCTCAACCACATCTCCAAAACCCTGCAGGAGCTGACCCGATGA
- a CDS encoding ABC transporter permease, producing the protein MTRYVLGRVGQAVAVLWAAYTLTFAILYLLPSDPMELQLAAAGVQTDSLTASQVDAIKQQFGLDESIGAQYWHHLTGLLRGDFGTSLTQQVPVSDLLAQRIGPTLQLSLSAAVVSLVAGSALAYLATFVTRGWLRTLLSRLPALGASFPQFFVALFLIQFFSFRLGWFPATGTTGFTSLVMPVLTISVLASAVLAQVLIKSFDETLAQPYITTARAKGLSRSAVHLRHAFRNAALPAMTILGVIVGLTVTSSIVTETVFTREGVGKLAQEAVLAQDVPVVLAVVTVAAAVFVLVNLVVDLLYPLLDPRIVAVRRGPASGSPTSSTSPTSSSPASSASPASVAEGGAL; encoded by the coding sequence ATGACCAGGTATGTCCTCGGCCGGGTCGGGCAGGCGGTGGCGGTGCTGTGGGCCGCGTACACGCTGACCTTCGCGATCCTCTACCTGCTGCCCAGCGACCCGATGGAACTGCAACTGGCCGCGGCCGGGGTGCAGACCGACAGCCTGACCGCCTCGCAAGTGGACGCGATCAAGCAGCAGTTCGGGCTCGACGAGTCGATCGGGGCGCAGTACTGGCACCACCTCACCGGCCTGCTGCGCGGCGACTTCGGCACCTCGCTGACCCAGCAGGTGCCGGTGAGCGACCTGCTGGCCCAGCGGATCGGGCCCACGCTGCAGCTCAGCCTGAGCGCGGCAGTGGTGTCGCTGGTGGCCGGCTCGGCCCTGGCCTACCTGGCCACCTTCGTCACCCGCGGCTGGCTGCGCACCCTGCTCAGCCGGCTGCCCGCCCTGGGCGCCTCGTTCCCGCAGTTCTTCGTGGCGCTTTTTCTCATCCAGTTCTTCTCGTTCCGGCTCGGCTGGTTCCCGGCCACCGGCACCACCGGGTTCACCTCGCTGGTGATGCCGGTGCTGACCATCTCGGTGCTGGCGTCGGCGGTGCTGGCTCAGGTGCTGATCAAAAGCTTCGACGAGACGCTGGCCCAGCCCTACATCACCACGGCCCGGGCCAAAGGGCTGTCCCGGTCGGCCGTGCATCTGCGGCACGCCTTCCGCAACGCGGCGCTGCCGGCGATGACGATCCTGGGTGTCATCGTCGGGCTCACCGTCACCAGCTCCATCGTCACCGAGACGGTCTTCACCCGCGAAGGTGTGGGCAAGCTGGCCCAGGAGGCCGTGCTGGCCCAGGACGTGCCGGTGGTGCTGGCCGTCGTCACCGTGGCCGCGGCAGTGTTCGTCCTGGTCAATCTCGTCGTTGATCTGCTCTACCCGCTGCTGGACCCGCGGATCGTTGCTGTCCGGCGGGGTCCCGCTTCCGGCTCACCCACCTCCTCCACGTCCCCCACCTCGTCTTCGCCCGCCTCTTCCGCCTCTCCCGCTTCCGTCGCCGAAGGAGGCGCGCTGTGA
- a CDS encoding ABC transporter substrate-binding protein: protein MKLFKPLAATAAALLALTGCGSGGGDQAGAANGTLKVSFWPDNAAFPCIDPFQVYWIEHRSIIRNFADSLTDQDPETGKIVPWLARSWQISPDGKTYTFKLRDGVTFANGKKLDAQAVADNAAGWIATVKATNGAAFGASYVQGLTGAKVVDPLTVELQLSQPNSSFLQATSTTNLAITDPAEFQLPPAERCTGKGVVGSGLFQLDHYTPKVETVLTKRAGYTWGSELVQNKGEAKVDRVVFNYVAEDSVRTGNLISGATDIAWPRNPFTPQDRQLIEKSGDTVEKRALPGPAYALYANTSAGKPLADAAVRKALYKAIDLKTYAGTVFGPDYPVVQGAFNSTTPYFKAETDKLAYDPEGAQKILEDAGWTAGADGIRAKNGTPLRLEYPITQGTAGAELLQAQLKQVGINLELRTLTTAQQATYTKEGAYDLAQTYFTRADPGALQFILNPDVANSKALAQRSASPEVIKGIQGLFAKALGTTDAQQTEQAYAELQDYLLDQGVVFPLFERLQYAGVSDKVKGFAFTSESFLRLNDVTKG, encoded by the coding sequence ATGAAGCTCTTCAAACCCCTCGCCGCGACGGCCGCCGCCCTGCTGGCGCTGACCGGCTGCGGCAGTGGCGGCGGCGACCAGGCGGGCGCGGCCAACGGCACGCTCAAGGTCTCGTTCTGGCCCGACAACGCCGCCTTCCCCTGCATCGACCCGTTCCAGGTCTACTGGATCGAACACCGCTCGATCATCCGCAACTTCGCCGACTCGCTGACCGACCAGGACCCGGAAACCGGCAAGATCGTGCCGTGGCTGGCCCGGAGCTGGCAGATCAGCCCGGACGGCAAGACGTACACGTTCAAGCTGCGCGACGGCGTCACCTTCGCCAACGGCAAGAAGCTGGACGCGCAGGCCGTCGCCGACAACGCTGCGGGCTGGATCGCCACCGTCAAAGCCACCAACGGCGCCGCGTTCGGGGCCTCCTACGTCCAGGGCCTGACCGGGGCCAAGGTGGTCGACCCGCTGACCGTCGAGCTGCAGCTGTCCCAGCCCAACTCGTCGTTCCTGCAGGCCACCTCGACCACCAACCTGGCCATCACCGACCCGGCGGAGTTCCAGCTGCCCCCGGCCGAACGGTGCACCGGCAAGGGCGTGGTCGGCTCCGGCCTGTTCCAGCTCGACCACTACACGCCCAAGGTCGAGACCGTGCTGACCAAGCGGGCCGGCTACACCTGGGGCTCCGAGCTGGTGCAGAACAAGGGCGAGGCCAAGGTCGACCGGGTCGTCTTCAATTACGTGGCCGAGGACAGCGTCCGCACCGGCAACCTGATCAGCGGGGCCACCGACATCGCCTGGCCCCGCAACCCGTTCACCCCGCAGGACAGGCAACTGATCGAGAAGAGCGGCGACACCGTGGAGAAGCGGGCGCTGCCCGGCCCCGCGTACGCGCTCTACGCCAACACCTCGGCGGGCAAGCCGCTGGCCGATGCCGCCGTGCGCAAGGCTCTGTACAAGGCGATCGACCTCAAGACGTACGCGGGAACGGTTTTCGGGCCTGACTACCCCGTGGTGCAGGGGGCCTTCAACTCGACCACGCCCTACTTCAAGGCCGAGACCGACAAGCTCGCGTACGACCCCGAAGGCGCCCAAAAAATCCTCGAGGACGCCGGCTGGACCGCGGGCGCCGACGGCATCCGGGCCAAGAACGGCACCCCGCTGCGGCTGGAATACCCGATCACCCAGGGCACCGCGGGCGCCGAACTGCTGCAGGCCCAGCTCAAGCAGGTCGGCATCAACCTCGAACTGCGCACGCTGACCACCGCCCAGCAGGCCACCTACACCAAAGAGGGCGCCTACGACCTGGCCCAGACCTACTTCACCCGGGCCGACCCGGGCGCGCTGCAGTTCATCCTCAACCCCGACGTGGCCAACTCCAAGGCCCTGGCCCAGCGCTCCGCCTCCCCCGAGGTGATCAAGGGCATCCAGGGCCTGTTCGCCAAGGCGCTCGGCACGACCGACGCCCAGCAGACCGAGCAGGCGTACGCGGAGCTGCAGGACTACCTGCTCGACCAGGGCGTCGTGTTCCCGCTGTTCGAGCGGCTGCAGTACGCCGGGGTCAGCGACAAGGTGAAGGGTTTCGCGTTCACCTCCGAGAGCTTCCTGCGGCTCAACGACGTGACCAAGGGCTGA
- a CDS encoding acyl-CoA dehydrogenase family protein: MTYAFPAPDLCDAALAAVTAEIAKTAGEYDRTGELPWAGIEAAHRAGLLTATVGRQYGGPGLGPRETARILIAIGEGDASVGLIAANSLTTHAAQAATGSWPAARYDDLLRRSQTGPALVNAIRAEPELGAPARGGLPRTTLTPAADGWRLNGRKAYATGGAGLAYHVVWAVEGERVGHVLVPGDAPGITWIDTWDHLGLRASNTHDVVYTDVAVPADAFVEIPRGAGGVYRDPAAVAGPGSFGHPALYIGVARAARTAFAEFARGRVPAALGRPIAETERIQVVAGEIDLQITQAETLLYGALLRAEAGEKPDFSAIKVAIARSVIAATQTAVAALGNPGLSRHNPLERHLRDALCIRVHPPQEDTVLLAAGRRVLKDTPR; encoded by the coding sequence GTGACGTACGCGTTCCCGGCGCCCGATCTCTGCGACGCCGCCCTGGCCGCGGTCACCGCAGAGATCGCCAAGACCGCGGGCGAGTACGACCGCACCGGCGAGCTGCCGTGGGCCGGCATCGAGGCCGCCCACCGCGCCGGGCTGCTCACCGCCACCGTCGGCCGGCAGTACGGCGGACCCGGGCTGGGACCGCGCGAGACCGCCCGCATCCTCATCGCCATCGGCGAGGGCGACGCCTCGGTCGGCCTGATCGCGGCCAACTCGCTCACCACCCACGCCGCCCAGGCCGCCACCGGCAGCTGGCCCGCCGCCCGCTACGACGACCTGCTGCGCCGCTCGCAGACCGGGCCCGCCCTGGTCAACGCGATCCGGGCCGAACCCGAACTGGGCGCCCCGGCCCGTGGCGGCCTGCCCAGAACCACCCTGACTCCGGCGGCCGACGGCTGGCGGCTCAACGGCCGCAAGGCGTACGCCACCGGCGGTGCGGGCCTGGCCTACCACGTCGTGTGGGCGGTCGAGGGCGAGCGGGTCGGCCACGTGCTCGTCCCCGGCGACGCACCCGGCATCACCTGGATCGACACCTGGGACCACCTGGGGCTGCGCGCCTCCAACACCCACGACGTGGTCTACACCGACGTCGCGGTGCCGGCCGACGCGTTCGTCGAGATCCCGCGCGGGGCCGGCGGCGTCTACCGCGACCCGGCGGCGGTGGCCGGACCGGGCAGCTTCGGCCATCCGGCGCTCTACATCGGCGTGGCCCGTGCCGCCCGGACGGCCTTCGCCGAGTTCGCCCGCGGCCGGGTGCCCGCCGCGCTCGGCCGACCGATCGCCGAGACCGAACGCATCCAGGTCGTGGCGGGCGAGATCGATCTGCAGATCACCCAGGCCGAGACCCTGCTGTACGGCGCCCTGCTGCGCGCCGAGGCGGGGGAGAAGCCCGACTTCTCGGCGATCAAAGTGGCCATCGCCCGCTCGGTGATCGCCGCGACCCAGACCGCGGTGGCCGCCCTCGGCAACCCCGGACTGTCCCGCCACAACCCCCTCGAACGACACCTGCGCGACGCCCTCTGCATCCGTGTGCACCCGCCCCAGGAGGACACTGTCCTGCTGGCCGCGGGCCGCCGAGTTCTTAAGGACACTCCCCGATGA
- a CDS encoding LLM class flavin-dependent oxidoreductase, producing the protein MTDFDTTIPPTASPEVEFISLSHLNPSTELEPIPTRGIDLKYFRRYVRSLEEGGYDYTLLPYGSGSADSFVTASAVGTLTERIKPIVALRPNTTPPTVAAQKLATLDQLTEGRAVVHLISGGSDAEQARQGDYLPKHQRYARTSEYIDVMRRSWTEPAAFSHEGEFYKFDGFGPGFAPYGNPIPISIGGQSDEAFAVGGTKADIFSFWGEPLADLRSEIDRVHGLARDAGRSTLPRIWVTFRPIIAQTDELAWRKAKVYVEKIAANFATVRPQLQGTPQNIGSQRALAFANRSELYDRALWTRTAAVTNAAGASTALVGSPETVAAAILDYVDQGASLVSIRGYDTLADAVDYGRFVLPLVRQEIAHRKATGQRGSLQAEHLGNYRPEYAQFASTP; encoded by the coding sequence ATGACCGACTTCGACACCACCATCCCGCCCACGGCCTCGCCCGAGGTGGAGTTCATCAGTTTGTCCCACCTCAATCCGTCGACCGAGCTCGAGCCGATCCCGACCCGCGGCATCGACCTCAAGTACTTCCGGCGGTACGTGCGGTCGCTGGAGGAGGGCGGCTACGACTACACCCTGCTGCCGTACGGGTCCGGCAGCGCCGACTCGTTCGTCACGGCCAGTGCCGTCGGGACGCTCACCGAGCGGATCAAGCCGATCGTCGCGCTGCGCCCCAACACCACGCCCCCGACCGTGGCCGCGCAGAAGCTGGCCACCCTCGACCAGCTCACCGAGGGCCGCGCGGTGGTCCACCTGATCTCCGGCGGCAGCGACGCCGAGCAGGCCCGCCAAGGTGACTACCTGCCCAAGCACCAGCGGTACGCGCGCACGTCGGAATACATCGACGTGATGCGCCGCTCGTGGACCGAGCCGGCCGCGTTCAGCCACGAGGGCGAGTTCTACAAGTTCGACGGCTTCGGACCGGGCTTCGCGCCGTACGGGAATCCGATCCCGATCTCGATCGGCGGGCAGTCCGACGAGGCGTTCGCCGTGGGCGGGACCAAGGCCGACATCTTCAGCTTCTGGGGCGAGCCGCTGGCCGACCTGCGCAGCGAGATCGACCGGGTGCACGGGCTGGCCCGCGACGCCGGTCGCAGCACGCTGCCGCGCATCTGGGTCACCTTCCGGCCGATCATCGCGCAGACCGACGAGCTGGCCTGGCGCAAGGCCAAGGTGTACGTGGAGAAGATCGCGGCCAACTTCGCCACCGTCCGGCCGCAGCTGCAGGGCACCCCGCAGAACATCGGCTCGCAGCGCGCCCTGGCCTTCGCCAACCGGTCCGAGCTCTACGACCGGGCGCTGTGGACCCGTACGGCCGCCGTGACCAACGCCGCCGGCGCCTCGACCGCGCTCGTCGGCTCGCCCGAGACGGTGGCCGCGGCGATCCTCGACTACGTCGACCAGGGCGCCTCGCTGGTCTCGATCCGCGGCTACGACACCCTGGCCGACGCCGTCGACTACGGCCGCTTCGTGCTTCCGCTGGTCCGGCAGGAGATCGCGCACCGCAAGGCGACCGGGCAGCGCGGCTCGCTGCAGGCCGAGCACCTGGGCAACTACCGCCCCGAGTACGCCCAGTTCGCGAGCACCCCGTGA
- a CDS encoding LLM class flavin-dependent oxidoreductase, translating into MTIQFISAVNVNPSNELNRLGRAGIDLPFFTRYVNALEDAGFDYTLCAYASSFSDQFAIANQIVARSERVAPIVALRPNTIYPTVAAKALATLDQFGAGRAVVHFISGGSDAEQAREGDYLTKDQRYARTAEYIDIVRKVWTSTEPFDHEGEFYTFENFLSLVRPTHGTIPVSVGGSSAEAYRVGGSRGDIFGLWGEPLADTRAQIDAVNAQAAAAGRTDRPRIWVTFRPIIAATEELAWAKAERILGVLQQGGPSSFRSVLGGAAPQNVGSQRLLEIAGRGDVHDRALWTPTATATNAAGASTALVGTPETVAAAILDYVDLGADLISIRGYDNLNDLIDYGRHILPLVRQELAHREATGQRGPLQDEHPGAFAERTPA; encoded by the coding sequence ATGACCATCCAGTTCATCAGCGCCGTCAACGTCAACCCCAGCAACGAGCTCAACCGGCTCGGCCGGGCCGGCATCGACCTGCCGTTCTTCACCCGCTACGTCAACGCGCTGGAGGACGCGGGCTTCGACTACACGCTCTGCGCGTACGCGTCGTCGTTCTCCGACCAGTTCGCGATCGCCAACCAGATCGTGGCCCGCAGCGAGCGGGTGGCGCCGATCGTGGCCCTGCGCCCCAACACGATCTACCCCACGGTCGCGGCCAAGGCCCTGGCCACGCTCGACCAGTTCGGCGCGGGGCGGGCGGTGGTGCACTTCATCAGCGGGGGCAGTGACGCCGAGCAGGCCCGCGAGGGCGACTACCTGACCAAGGACCAGCGGTACGCCCGTACGGCCGAATACATCGACATCGTCCGCAAGGTCTGGACCAGCACCGAGCCGTTCGACCACGAGGGCGAGTTCTACACGTTCGAGAACTTCCTCAGCCTGGTCCGCCCCACCCACGGCACCATCCCGGTCTCCGTCGGCGGGTCCTCGGCCGAGGCGTACCGGGTCGGTGGCTCCCGCGGCGACATCTTCGGGCTGTGGGGCGAGCCGCTGGCCGACACGCGGGCCCAGATCGACGCGGTGAACGCGCAAGCCGCGGCGGCCGGGCGCACCGACCGCCCGCGCATCTGGGTCACCTTCCGCCCGATCATCGCGGCCACGGAAGAGCTGGCCTGGGCCAAGGCCGAGCGCATCCTCGGTGTGCTGCAGCAGGGCGGCCCGAGCTCGTTCCGGTCCGTCCTGGGCGGCGCGGCCCCGCAGAACGTCGGCTCGCAGCGGCTGCTGGAGATCGCCGGCCGCGGGGACGTGCACGACCGGGCGCTGTGGACCCCCACCGCCACCGCCACCAACGCCGCCGGTGCCTCGACCGCCCTGGTCGGCACGCCCGAGACGGTGGCCGCGGCGATCCTCGACTACGTCGACCTGGGCGCCGACCTCATCTCGATCCGCGGCTACGACAACCTCAACGACCTCATCGACTACGGCCGGCACATCCTGCCGCTGGTGCGCCAGGAGCTGGCCCACCGGGAAGCCACGGGGCAGCGCGGCCCCCTGCAGGACGAACACCCCGGGGCATTCGCAGAGAGGACCCCCGCATGA
- a CDS encoding alpha/beta hydrolase: MTLAHETVVRTWNEPDPVPLRGTFILFPGRGESPQVYERLGKRLAADAYRVHVVTSPSDSAEQARAQLDNLLETADPEKPRIVAGSDGGAAFAAHLAAVGALPGVNALVLAGLPTTAAAGASRDWGDELDARSFCPTHRGKINTVSLVRPGELFTDLPADWFATGAAARIALPVLGLHGRDDRVSALADAAAFYAAVPRAELVSIAGGPHDVLNDQTHRTVAATIVLFLERLRNGGDLAPIAVPVTR; the protein is encoded by the coding sequence ATGACGCTCGCCCACGAGACCGTGGTCCGCACCTGGAACGAGCCCGATCCCGTCCCCCTGCGCGGCACGTTCATCCTGTTCCCCGGGCGGGGCGAGTCACCGCAGGTCTACGAGCGCCTCGGCAAGCGGCTGGCCGCCGACGCCTACCGGGTGCACGTGGTCACCTCGCCCAGCGACTCCGCCGAGCAGGCCCGTGCGCAGCTCGACAACCTGCTCGAGACGGCCGACCCGGAGAAGCCGCGCATCGTCGCCGGCTCGGACGGGGGTGCCGCCTTCGCCGCCCACCTGGCCGCCGTGGGTGCCCTGCCCGGCGTGAACGCGCTGGTGCTGGCCGGGTTGCCGACCACCGCGGCGGCGGGCGCGAGCCGCGACTGGGGCGACGAGCTGGACGCCCGCAGCTTCTGCCCCACCCACCGCGGCAAGATCAACACCGTTTCCCTCGTACGGCCGGGGGAGCTCTTCACCGACCTGCCGGCCGACTGGTTCGCCACCGGTGCGGCCGCCCGCATCGCGCTCCCCGTGCTGGGCCTGCACGGCCGCGACGACAGGGTCAGCGCCCTGGCCGACGCGGCCGCCTTCTACGCCGCCGTGCCCCGGGCCGAGCTGGTGAGCATCGCCGGCGGCCCGCACGATGTGCTCAACGACCAGACCCACCGCACCGTGGCGGCGACGATCGTGCTGTTCCTGGAGCGGCTGCGCAACGGCGGCGACCTGGCCCCGATTGCCGTGCCGGTGACCCGATGA
- a CDS encoding LysR family transcriptional regulator: MGPVLDILALRSLVAVADCGGFHRAAEALRVSQSAVSQHVRRLEKVIGRPVVERQGRATVFTPDGQSLLAEARRVLAAHDAALRRLLVGPERPAVTVGTTEHAADLLLPAITAALPGHQVRFRIDRTRRLDAAVDRGSLDVAVHLSEASAADGVPVGSLPLTWYAATGWESPAGPWPVVAIEEPCVLRRRALTALTTRGLDPYVVCDSGYVAGVLEAVRSGLGVALMATAATTPDGLRERDDLPAVPPAAMSLRARSGADPQVVASVTEALHAVLAQGRR, translated from the coding sequence ATGGGACCTGTGCTGGACATTCTCGCGCTGCGCAGCCTGGTGGCGGTGGCCGACTGTGGTGGCTTTCACCGTGCCGCCGAGGCGCTGCGGGTCAGTCAGTCGGCGGTCAGTCAGCACGTGCGCCGCCTGGAGAAGGTGATCGGCCGTCCGGTGGTCGAGCGGCAGGGGCGGGCCACCGTGTTCACCCCGGACGGGCAGTCGCTGCTGGCGGAGGCCCGGCGCGTCCTCGCCGCGCACGACGCCGCGTTGCGCCGGCTGCTGGTCGGGCCGGAGCGCCCGGCCGTCACCGTCGGCACCACCGAGCACGCGGCCGACCTGCTGCTGCCCGCCATCACGGCCGCGCTGCCCGGCCATCAGGTGCGGTTCCGCATCGACCGCACCCGCCGGCTCGACGCCGCGGTCGACCGGGGTTCGCTCGACGTGGCCGTGCATCTGTCCGAGGCGTCGGCGGCCGACGGGGTGCCGGTCGGATCGCTCCCGCTGACCTGGTACGCGGCCACCGGCTGGGAGTCGCCGGCGGGCCCCTGGCCCGTGGTGGCCATCGAGGAGCCCTGCGTGTTGCGGCGCCGGGCGCTGACCGCGTTGACCACGCGCGGGCTCGACCCGTACGTGGTCTGCGACAGCGGCTACGTCGCGGGTGTGCTCGAGGCGGTGCGCAGTGGGCTGGGGGTCGCGCTGATGGCCACGGCCGCGACGACGCCCGACGGTCTGCGCGAGCGCGACGACCTGCCCGCGGTGCCGCCCGCGGCGATGAGCCTGCGCGCCCGGTCCGGGGCCGACCCGCAGGTCGTGGCGTCGGTCACCGAGGCCCTGCACGCGGTGCTGGCACAAGGTCGTCGATAA